A single genomic interval of Ignavibacteriota bacterium harbors:
- a CDS encoding 6-carboxytetrahydropterin synthase, translated as MIRVTRRETFSAAHRLYNPAWSDERNEAVFDKCNNPAGHGHNYVLEVTVAGPIDTETGYLVDLKELKRIIRSRVIDKVDHRNLNTDVDFLRGMIPTAENIAVAIWGQLVDALPAGRLEKIVLRETENNVVEYRGEQ; from the coding sequence ATGATCCGGGTCACACGCCGCGAGACATTTTCGGCCGCGCATCGGCTGTACAATCCCGCCTGGTCCGACGAAAGGAACGAGGCGGTGTTCGACAAGTGCAACAATCCCGCGGGGCACGGACACAACTATGTGCTCGAGGTCACCGTGGCGGGCCCCATCGATACCGAGACTGGGTATCTGGTGGACCTCAAGGAACTCAAACGCATTATACGGTCCCGCGTGATCGACAAAGTGGACCATAGAAATCTCAACACCGACGTGGATTTTCTGCGCGGCATGATCCCGACGGCCGAGAACATCGCCGTCGCCATCTGGGGGCAGCTCGTCGACGCGCTGCCCGCCGGCCGGCTCGAAAAAATCGTGCTGCGCGAAACGGAGAACAACGTCGTCGAATACAGAGGCGAGCAATGA
- a CDS encoding rubrerythrin, giving the protein MRLHDSKTYNNLIQGFTGEAIANRRYLYFARKADIEGQPDVAGVFRDTAEGETGHAFGHLEFLAEVGDPATGMPVGDTETNLRSAVQGETYEYTEMYPGFARIAREEGFDEIAEWFETLARAEKSHAGRFQKALDNMPKD; this is encoded by the coding sequence ATGCGCCTGCACGATTCGAAGACCTACAACAACCTGATTCAGGGATTCACCGGCGAGGCCATCGCCAACAGGCGCTACCTGTACTTTGCGCGCAAGGCCGACATCGAGGGCCAGCCCGACGTTGCGGGAGTTTTCCGCGACACGGCGGAAGGGGAGACCGGCCACGCCTTCGGCCATCTCGAGTTTCTCGCCGAGGTCGGCGATCCGGCCACCGGCATGCCCGTCGGCGACACCGAGACCAATCTCCGCTCGGCCGTTCAGGGCGAGACCTACGAGTACACGGAAATGTATCCCGGCTTCGCGCGCATCGCGCGCGAGGAGGGTTTCGACGAAATAGCGGAGTGGTTCGAGACTCTCGCCCGCGCCGAAAAATCACACGCGGGCCGCTTCCAGAAGGCGCTCGACAACATGCCCAAGGATTGA
- the folE gene encoding GTP cyclohydrolase I FolE has protein sequence MERIVHELLTELGEDPQRDGLLKTPHRVAKAMKFLTSGYEADLAATLNNAIFEEDYNEMVIVRDIDFYSMCEHHMLPFFGRCHVAYIPNGKIVGLSKLPRIVDIFARRLQVQERMTQQVANALQEALNPLGVAVVCEARHMCMMMRGVEKQNSLTTTSTMLGEFCMKQSTRMEFLRLINTRVDY, from the coding sequence ATGGAGCGCATCGTGCACGAACTGCTGACCGAATTGGGCGAGGATCCGCAGCGCGACGGTCTGCTCAAAACGCCGCACCGCGTGGCGAAGGCGATGAAGTTCCTGACCAGCGGATACGAGGCCGATCTCGCGGCCACGCTCAACAACGCCATCTTCGAGGAAGATTATAACGAGATGGTCATCGTGCGCGACATCGATTTCTACTCGATGTGTGAACATCACATGCTGCCCTTTTTCGGGCGCTGCCATGTGGCCTATATCCCGAACGGAAAGATTGTTGGCCTGAGCAAACTTCCACGCATCGTCGACATCTTCGCGCGGCGCCTGCAGGTGCAGGAGCGCATGACACAACAGGTGGCCAATGCGCTGCAGGAGGCGTTGAATCCTCTCGGCGTGGCGGTGGTCTGTGAAGCGCGCCACATGTGCATGATGATGCGCGGCGTCGAGAAACAGAATTCTCTCACAACCACGAGCACGATGCTCGGCGAGTTCTGCATGAAGCAGAGCACACGCATGGAATTTCTGCGGCTCATCAACACGCGGGTCGACTACTAG
- the bcp gene encoding thioredoxin-dependent thiol peroxidase, whose amino-acid sequence MLEEGKKAPAFTLPDDTGAPVSLRDFLGSPVVLYFYPKDSTPGCTQEACDFRDSFARLQAAGAVVLGLSADSVASHAKFKTKHELPFRLLSDEKHEALDAYGVWKQKSLYGKTFMGIERSTFVLDRRGVVRRIFRKVKVTGHVDAVLEALQGLD is encoded by the coding sequence TGAAGAAGGAAAAAAAGCACCCGCCTTTACACTGCCCGACGACACGGGCGCGCCGGTTTCGCTGCGCGATTTTCTCGGCTCGCCCGTCGTGTTGTACTTCTATCCGAAGGACAGCACTCCGGGCTGCACGCAGGAGGCCTGCGACTTCCGCGACAGCTTCGCGCGCCTTCAGGCGGCTGGCGCGGTGGTGCTCGGACTGAGCGCCGACAGCGTGGCATCCCATGCAAAATTCAAGACCAAACACGAATTGCCGTTCCGTCTCCTGAGCGACGAGAAACACGAGGCGCTCGACGCGTACGGCGTCTGGAAACAGAAAAGTCTGTACGGAAAAACCTTCATGGGCATCGAACGCTCCACCTTTGTGCTGGACCGTCGCGGCGTTGTAAGAAGGATATTCCGAAAAGTGAAAGTGACAGGCCATGTGGACGCGGTGCTCGAGGCGCTGCAGGGCCTGGATTGA
- a CDS encoding DUF3501 family protein, translating into MKPISADELRPITEYETLRRGMRRDVIRLKQDRRFAVGGLMSLVFENRDTVLFQIQEMIRVEQIEQPEAVQHEVDTYNELIPGAHELSATMFIEVTEAEHARDVLDFFVGLPQSGISLGIGTDEIRAVFDLDQSSDTRVSAVQYLRFPLGEALARRFCDTAQPVWLAIDHHGYTHRVAIEGAARASLMEDLRA; encoded by the coding sequence GTGAAACCGATTTCGGCGGACGAACTTCGTCCGATCACGGAATATGAAACGTTGCGCCGCGGAATGCGCCGCGACGTGATTCGTCTCAAGCAGGACCGACGTTTCGCGGTGGGCGGGCTGATGTCGCTTGTCTTCGAAAACCGCGACACCGTGCTCTTCCAGATTCAGGAGATGATTCGTGTCGAGCAGATCGAGCAGCCCGAGGCCGTGCAGCACGAAGTGGACACCTACAACGAACTCATCCCCGGCGCGCACGAGTTGAGCGCCACGATGTTCATCGAGGTGACCGAGGCGGAACATGCGCGCGACGTGCTGGATTTTTTTGTGGGACTCCCGCAGAGCGGCATCTCGCTGGGCATCGGTACCGACGAGATCCGCGCCGTGTTTGATCTCGATCAATCGAGCGACACGCGTGTGAGCGCGGTGCAGTACCTGCGTTTCCCGCTCGGCGAAGCGCTCGCGCGTCGGTTCTGCGATACGGCGCAGCCCGTATGGCTGGCGATCGATCATCACGGCTACACGCACCGCGTGGCGATAGAGGGAGCGGCACGCGCGTCCCTCATGGAGGATTTGCGCGCATGA